In Gossypium hirsutum isolate 1008001.06 chromosome D06, Gossypium_hirsutum_v2.1, whole genome shotgun sequence, one genomic interval encodes:
- the LOC107900413 gene encoding NDR1/HIN1-like protein 10: MSPNIYLRNLPKKKMCGSNKQASEHIKRQHTIPYYAQRVRDSCTTRVTKILCAIFLCLILVVGVVFFILWLSLRPHRPRFYIVDFSIPGLDQHSEFENAQITLNVTARNPNQHIGIYYISMVGSIFYEDSNMGSSPLMDPFYQEPKTTTIVYHTFNVATLAVNSRRWKEFMDNRQQGAVVFRIDIMAAIRFKVSTWGSQHHKMHANCDVAVGQDGSILPAWKNKKCPVYFT, from the coding sequence ATGTCACCCAACATCTACCTGCGAaatcttccaaaaaaaaaaatgtgcGGTTCCAACAAGCAGGCATCCGAACACATCAAACGACAGCACACCATTCCATACTACGCGCAACGGGTTCGTGATAGCTGCACAACTAGGGTGACCAAAATACTATGTGCCATATTTTTATGTCTTATTTTAGTTGTTGGTGTTGTTTTCTTCATTTTATGGCTTAGTTTACGCCCTCATCGTCCAAGGTTTTATATTGTAGACTTTAGTATTCCTGGTTTGGATCAACACTCAGAGTTTGAGAATGCTCAAATAACATTAAATGTCACAGCCAGGAACCCGAACCAACACATTGGAATCTATTACATCTCCATGGTGGGTTCAATTTTTTACGAAGATTCAAACATGGGGTCATCTCCATTGATGGACCCGTTTTACCAGGAACCAAAGACAACTACAATTGTGTACCATACATTCAATGTGGCCACATTGGCGGTAAACAGCCGACGGTGGAAGGAGTTTATGGATAACAGGCAACAAGGGGCGGTGGTTTTTCGTATAGATATAATGGCAGCGATCCGATTTAAGGTTTCTACATGGGGTAGTCAACACCATAAGATGCACGCCAATTGTGATGTTGCAGTTGGTCAAGATGGATCGATATTGCCAGCTTGGAAGAACAAAAAATGTCCAGTTTATTTCACTTGA
- the LOC107900412 gene encoding protein NDR1, protein MCVTKNFYFWILQILGLLGILVLCLWLALRPGSPHFTITNFSVPAVNDSNTSDHGIIQYQLDIKNPNKDSGIYYDDILLIFYHGVNIVGNNTIPSFTEGKNRSHQVLNHFDVDNPFWAALRSAILNATAELRVDLSTKVRYKTWLIKSRHHGLHREGHIPIGKDGKISNNKKKVKLRDASK, encoded by the coding sequence ATGTGTGTGACCAAAAACTTCTACTTTTGGATTCTTCAAATTCTTGGCCTGTTAGGCATCCTTGTTCTTTGCCTATGGCTAGCATTGCGTCCGGGAAGCCCCCATTTTACGATCACGAATTTTTCGGTCCCTGCGGTAAATGATAGCAATACATCTGATCATGGGATCATTCAATACCAACTTGATATCAAGAATCCGAACAAAGACTCAGGTATTTACTACGATGATATCTTGCTAATCTTTTATCACGGGGTGAATATAGTGGGGAACAATACTATCCCTTCATTTACTGAAGGGAAGAATCGAAGTCATCAAGTGCTCAACCATTTCGATGTTGACAACCCCTTTTGGGCAGCTCTTCGTAGTGCAATACTGAATGCAACAGCTGAACTAAGAGTGGATTTATCAACTAAGGTCAGATATAAAACATGGCTAATAAAGAGTAGGCACCATGGGTTACACAGGGAAGGACATATACCCATTGGTAAAGATGGCAAGATATCCAACAACAAGAAGAAAGTTAAACTTCGGGATGCATCAAAATGA